Within the Pseudomonas orientalis genome, the region AAAATGCCAGCGCAATTAATGACCTTCACGACCAGACTAAAGTGCCGTCATGACGAAAAAATGTCTGCGCCATGATGTTCCCGCACGTGAAGATTAAACGCGGCGGCGGCGGACTGATTTAGTCGGAAGATCGAGGCACTATTGCAATCATTGCAATTGCAATCATAAGGCCAATTCCATTAGGGTAGGCACCTCTGTCGCCAGGAGCCACCCCCATGCCCGCCTCTACCGCACTCGCTGCGCAGCTGTGCATCGACGCACTCGACACCTGCGCCTGCTCGCGCAGCTCACCGCTGTACACGGTCTTGAGCATGGCCGGCGCGCTGGAATCCAGCCGCCAGGCCTGGGTGATTCGCGGCCAGTCGCGCAGTCGGCGCCCGGGTAACTGGCCCACCTGGTTTGCGCGCAATACCGGGGAAAAACCGCTGCTCTACCTGCACAGCGCCACCTCGTCTGCGCAGCTGTGCGCACTGTCACACCGGACCGACCAGCGCGGCATTTTGTGCAATGACAGCGAAACCCAGCCATCCCCATGGCCGAAGGGCGCGCAACCGTCGCTGTCGTTGTGGCTGGCCAGCCATCCACGCTGTACGCCCTACGACCCTGCCTCGGGCGAAGAGGCCCAGGCCATCGTGCTGGCAGGGCTGCATACGCTGTACGTGGATGGCCAGCCGGGCTTTTATTACCTGGCGCTGCATGATCAGCCCAGCACCCTCGCGCCGCAGACGCTGGACCGCGAAGGTGCGATCAAGGGCATGTATCCCGTGCGGCAAACTGCCGACGTGGCGAACGTGCGCTTGCTGGGTGCCGGTCGAGCCCTGGAAGAGGTCATGCAGGCCGCGCAATTGCTTGAGCAGCAATGGGGCATCACGGCGCATGTATGGAGTTGCCCCAGTTACACCCGACTGGCCCGCGAGGCAGCGGCCGCCGAGCGCTGGAACCGCCTGCATCCCTGCGCGCCCAGGCGCAGCAGCCATCTGCGCGACTGCCTGGCGGGGAGCCGGACACCGGTGCTTGCCGTCACCGGCTACCCACAAGTGGTGGTCGACCAACTGGCCGCGCATATCGACACGCGCTTCGTGGCGCTGGGCGCAGGCTCGGTACAGGCAGCCGCGCCGAACCGCTACTGGATTGCAGTGCTGGCATTAAAAGCGTTGGCCGATGAAGGGCACATCGAGACACACAAGGTGGAACACGCCCTGCAACGGTATGACCTGAAATGACCTCGCCACGGTTCACCCCATTTACGTTTTGCGCCGGCCACGGGTTTGCACGCCCGCCTCCATCGCCAACCCCGCCGTACGCTGCAGTGCATCGGCAAAGGCCTGACGGTGCTCAGGCTCGATTTGCGACAAAAACAGCTCATCCACGGTGCTTTCGTAGATTTTCCACATTTTCTTGCGCAGCGTACGGCCGGCCTCGGTGATCGAGGCAAACGCTGCGCGGCCATCGCCGTCGGAACGTGAACGCACCACCAGGCCGTCCTTTTCCAGGCGGTCGACCAGGCGCGTGAGGTTGTAACGCTCAATGGCCAGCACATCGGCCAATTCATGCATACGGCGGGTGCCTTCAGGACCGCTTTCCAAGCCCCACAGCGCGTCGTACCAGGCATACGGCGGCAGTTGCGCCTCGGTCAGCCGGCGCTCGATCTCACGGATGACCGTCCTGTGGGCCCTGACAAAACGGAACCATACATCCGGCTCTTTCGACGACATGCAACACCATCCGGGGAATTTCAAGAAGGTTGCAATAGTAGCTCATCCCGGGCTAAATTCCGCCATGTCGTTGCAATTGC harbors:
- a CDS encoding transketolase-like TK C-terminal-containing protein gives rise to the protein MPASTALAAQLCIDALDTCACSRSSPLYTVLSMAGALESSRQAWVIRGQSRSRRPGNWPTWFARNTGEKPLLYLHSATSSAQLCALSHRTDQRGILCNDSETQPSPWPKGAQPSLSLWLASHPRCTPYDPASGEEAQAIVLAGLHTLYVDGQPGFYYLALHDQPSTLAPQTLDREGAIKGMYPVRQTADVANVRLLGAGRALEEVMQAAQLLEQQWGITAHVWSCPSYTRLAREAAAAERWNRLHPCAPRRSSHLRDCLAGSRTPVLAVTGYPQVVVDQLAAHIDTRFVALGAGSVQAAAPNRYWIAVLALKALADEGHIETHKVEHALQRYDLK
- a CDS encoding MarR family winged helix-turn-helix transcriptional regulator, with amino-acid sequence MSSKEPDVWFRFVRAHRTVIREIERRLTEAQLPPYAWYDALWGLESGPEGTRRMHELADVLAIERYNLTRLVDRLEKDGLVVRSRSDGDGRAAFASITEAGRTLRKKMWKIYESTVDELFLSQIEPEHRQAFADALQRTAGLAMEAGVQTRGRRKT